The window ccgcgccgctgctccaTTCTCACAGACTTCGCCATTGTGGAGAACCTCATGCAACTTGATGAGTCTTTCAAATTGAGAGCCAGCAGGAGAAGCTCATAAAGCAGTTTTGAAACAAATATTTTCATAAGTCCCCACTTTTTATAGGGTATCTGTCGCATGCCAAAGTCTGACGCTTCCCTCTCAGCACAGCTCGCCGTCTGCAAAAACACCCGGGGCTAGTCGATTGGCGGTGCGGACGCGTGCCCGGATGAATACCCCCCTGGGCGTCCCGCCACAGAGCGTTTTAGAGTCGAGAGTGCACACAGTTTCTGCTGCTACCAGGGATGGAAGACTGGAAAGCATGCAGAACGGTTATGGCTAACGTCTCTTTTCAACTCATTTACTTGTCGACAATTCCGTAAAAGTCTGTGGGGTGAGGAGGAGAGGTTTCGTGATGTGAATTCTCGACCAGGTATCGAGGGGTGTTTCATCTGCCTTTTTCATACTGCTTTTGCCCATGATTAAAAAACGGGTTGGAATTGACAGTGTCTTACGAAACCAAGTCCCTGAACGCTGTTGTGAAGACGACTTCTTCCCCTTAGGCGTAGTATGAAAGGAGTGCTGAGAATCATTTGACACGTTCTGTTGttgacagagaaacaaatcATCTGCCTTGGCCTCCCTGGAAATGTGGAAGTATGTGACCACTGAAACACTCCAAACTTCATGACGCTTAAGCGCCTGCCTACATGGTGTGCTAAGAAAAGTCGGTCAAATCTCCACCTCACAAACAAGTCTGCATAAAATGTTTGTGAATCAGGTGCTGTGAGCGatgagagacagcagaagatACGCTGAAGAACGGGATTTTATACAGACACCCCCGATGAGGGGTCGACAGCCGACTCGAAGTTCACGGTAAACCTGCTATTCTGCAGGAACTGGGGCAAATTGATGACAGACTGTTTCAACCAGTGCACCTAGGAAGCGAATCTCCCGGATGGAACATTGCACACTTATTCGGACTTACGCGGAAAACGGGGGATGTGCACGAGCGTGTGTCGTGGTATGTTGCCATGAGAGTGGCGCACACCCCTCGCACTTTGGCGTAAGGCCCAGAAGCAGATACAACGTTGACGACGCCGAACCGCCGGCGTACGTGCTGCCCCAAGAAGCAGTTCGACAAATCCCCACAACACAAACAACTCTGCACCAGACGCCTCTAGGGTAGCCACTGTGTGTGACAGTACACAGTAGAATATACCCGGATGAACGGGCTTTTCGAGTGACAGACACTGTGAGAGGTCGACGCGAAACTACAACGATAAAGATGTTATTCTCCTGTTACTGGCACAAATTAATAACCAATGATCTTAAGGACGGCCTCTAGTCATTCCTCGTGCCCCGGTGTGCTGCCATGAGAGTGTCGTATACCGCTCACACCTTGGCGTAAGGCACCGAAACGGATACATGTCTCCATTCACACGCATATTAGTGTGCGGCACGTGGCCCGAGACGGGGAATCATAGAAACATCTCGATTTGCAGAGGACTTTGCTGTCGAGAGGCAAGAGTGCATGGTTATtcggaaaagggagaagaccgTCTGAGAAATACGCCTGGAGACCATAAATAAAATGAGCCTGCTCAAACTCTACATGGCTGCCAGTAAATCAAGATAACAGCCACGAACCGTGAAAGCCAGAGATGAGCCAACACGCTTACACTGATTACAAGGACCCAACGACCAGTCCTGTCATCGTGGCTGCACCAGCGAGTGTAGCTACCAGTTGACCCGATGACGAATTAGCGCTTCCTGACCTCACAGTCACAATCACATTGCAGTTCGACGTAGTAGCAGCTGCATGTGCTTCTCCCGTTTTTGCACCCTTCGCCGCGGGTTTGGGACCACCAGAAGTCTCATTTTTGTAGACACAACCCACCCGGAATTGCTGTTCGGATTCAGGAAAGTCCGTCTGCGGGATGGTCAGCGTGGCGGATCTACTATTGTCTCCCTTTGACCACCAGCTGGCCGCAAACGTAGGCAAAATATCCTCGAACGTCTTCAGAGTGCAGTTCTCCAACTCTCCCTGGAGATCGCAGTACTGGGTTGCATAGGATTCAGGATTGAGGGATCCCTCGGAACCACACTGAATAGTGAGGGTGTTGTTTTCTGTTGTCATCTCAACCTTCAGGGGCTCAGGGTTGCTGTCCTTGCCGTATGCGCAGGTGACGACGTTATTGTCCGTAACAGACGAAGGTCTCGCTTTGACATTCACGTCGACTTTGCAGTCTACCGCAGCCTTTCCCTCTAGGCTTAGTAGTTGGTGTGCTTCATTTTTGTCgcagccgacgaagaaggcttTGTCGCTAAGTGGAAGGTCTGCCTCTTGTAGCTCCAAGGTCCACTCCTCGCCGTTGTTCTGCTCTTCGAGTGTTTGAGTTGTTTTTCTCCACTCGATACTGCGGCTGGACCCCAGGAGAGATTCCAGCGTGACCTGAACCGTGCCATCCTCATGAGACTTGCATTTTGCCACAGTCTGCCCCTCACCCGCAGAACAGACTTTCTTCATCCCTTTGGGAACCGCCTCGTTGTTTTCACCAGAACACACCAATGTAGCGGTTAAAATGCCTTTCGACAGTGTCAGAGCGGTAGCAGCATCATCGCCATTTCTTGTTCCACCACCCCCTGGTGACAAGGTGCATGTGGCGACTTGCCCGCTGAATACTGGTTCAGTCTGGGTCGACCCACCCTCTTCTGCTTGCAAATTGCGCCGCAGAGTTCCTTCACGCAAATAATCTGCCACAGCATGCCCGCCAGAGAGCAACAAAACTCCACCCATGCACAATGCCATCAACTTGCGGGCTCTCGACCTGAACCCTCCAAGTCGTCGATTCATTCTCGCAGCCCTCGCCATAGTTTAAACCTCATGCGAATTGATGACCCTTCCAAATGGACAGACGATACGAGAAGCCACGTGAACGGGGTTTAAACAGTCATTTTCATAAGTCTCTACTTTTTATAGGGCATCTGTCGCATGCCATAGTCGGACGCTCCCTCTCAGCACAGCTCACCGTCTGCAAAAATACCTGGGGCGAGTCGATTGGCGGTGCGGACGCGTGCCGGGATGAAGGCCCCGCTGGGCGTGCCGCCAGAGTGCGGTTTAGAGTCGGAGGGTACGCTGTTTCTGCTGCTACCAGGGATGGAAGACTGGAAAGCATGCAGAATGGTTCTGCCTAATGTTTCTCTTCAACTCATTTACTTGTCGACGATTCTGGCGAAGGGCTGTGGGGTGAGGAGGAGAGGTTCCGTGAAGCGAATTGCCCCGATATCAATGGGGGTGCTCATCTGCCTCTTTCACACTGCTTGTTGCGGGTCCTTTTGCCCTTGATTAAAAGACGGGATGGACCTGACAGTGCCCCAGAAACCCAAGAAGTGTTTCCCCCTGGAAACCATTGTGAAGACGACATCGTCTTCACAGCGGCGATATTAAATGAGTGCAGAGAATCATTTGgtccgttttctcgtccaCATGAACATCAAAAGCGCTTTCCTGACCCCCTGGAAATGTTCAAGTACGTGGCGACTGAAACAGTCCTACGTTCACTACGCCGAACCACCGGCTTACGCGCCGCAGCAAGAAACAGTTCCACAAATCCTCACAAAACAAACAACTCTGCACCAGACGCCTCTAGGGTAGCCACTGTATGTGACGGTAGACAGTCTAATATACGGGGATGAACAGGCTTTTTGAGTGACACACATTGTGAGAGGCCGATGCGAAAGTACAACCATAAGATGTTACTGTCAAGTTACTGTGACAAATTAATAACCATTTATCTTAAGGACGGCGTCTAGTCATTCCCCTCATCAAAACGCTGTGGAAGTCCTCGAAGGAACATTGCACACTTCTTTTCAGCGCAAACGGAACATCAAGCCTGGGCATGAGCACGTGACCCGGTGTGCTGCCATGAGAGTGTCGTATACCGCTCACACCTTGgcggaagacacagaaacggaTACATGTCTCCATGCACTCGCACATTAGTCCTGCGGCACGTGGCCCCATGACAGCGAATTTTAGAAACGTATCGATGTGTACAGGAATTTGTCGGAGACGGGCAAGAGTGCATGGGTTAttcggagaaggaagaaaaccgtCTGAGAAATACGCCTGGAGACCATAAATAAAATGAGCCTGCTCAAACTCTACATGGCTGCCAGTAAATCAAGATAACAGCCACGAACCGTGAAATCTcgatatacatacatatatttatatataacCTGGAACGGTTACACTGATTACAAGGACCCGACGAGGAGTCCTGTCAACCCGGCTGTACCAGCGATTGCAGCTGCCATTTGagcagacgacgaagcagagTTTCCCGACCTGACAGTCACAATCACATTGCAATTCGATGTAGTAGCGACTGGTTGTGAACTTCCAGTTTTGCTGCTTTCCTCGGTAAGAGGGGGTTGCTCGGTGTTTGCCGGTTTGTGGACGCATCCCAAACGGAATTGGTGTTCGGATTCTGGAAAGTCCGTCTCCGGGATTGTCAATGTGGCGGATCTACTATCGTCTGCCTTTGACCACCAGCTGGTTGCAAATGTAGGCAAAATATCTTCAAACTTCTTCAGCGTGCAGTTCTCCAACTCTCCCTGGAGATCGCAGTACTGGGTTGCATAGGATTCAGGATTCAGAGATCCCTCGGAGCCACATTGAATAGTGAGGgtgttcctctctgttgtcATCTCAACCTTCAGGGGCTCAGGGTTGCTGTCCTTGCCGTATGCGCAGGCGACGACATTATTGTCGGCAACGGAAGACGGTCTCGCTTTGACAACCACGTCAACTTTACAATCTGTGATGGGTGACGGCGCAGGATTGTCGGCAGTTTTCTTGTCGCAGCCTACGAAGAAGGCTTTGTCGCTAAATGGAAGGTCTGCCTCTTGTAGCTCCAAGGTCCATACTTCGCCGGTGTTTTGGACCCCAGTTGTCAGAGTTTTTTTCCACTCGATACTGCGGCTGGACCCCAGGAGTGCTGGCAGCGTGATCTGCTTGCCGTTCCCTGTATCCTGCAGATCAGTTTTGCAGTTTTTTACTGAGGGGTCCTGAACAGTAGCGGCACATACCTTCGTCATCTTTTGGGGAATTGCAACGTAGTCTGTACCTGAACACTTCAATGTAGCGGTCAAATTATCTTTCGACAGTGTCAGGGCGCTAGTAGCATCGTCGGCCGTGCTTCTTCCAACACCTCCTGTTGGCAAGGTACAAGTGGCGACTTGCCCGCTGAATACTGGTTCAGTCTGGGTAGCCGCTTCTGGCTCCTGATCTAAATTTCGCTGCAGTGTTCCTTCACGCAAATATTCTGACCCAGCATGCCCGCCAGAGAGCAACAAGACTCCACCCATGCACAATGCCATCAACTTGCGGGCCCTCGACTTTAACCCtccgcgccgctgctccaTTGTCACAGACTTCGCCATTGTGAAGAACCTCATGCAAATTGACGAGTCTTCCAAAGAGGCAGCCAACACGAGAAGCTCGTAAAGCAGTTTTGAAACAAATATTTTCGTAAGTCCTCACTTTTTATAGGGCATCTGTCGCATGCCAAAGTCTGACGCTTCCCTCTCAGCACAGCTCGCCGTCTGCAAAAATACCCGGGGCGAGTCGATTGGCGTTGCGGACGCGTGCCGCGATGAAGGCCCCCTGGGCGTCCCGCCTCAACGCGTTTTGAGTCGAGAGTGCGCACAGTTTCTGCTGCTACCAGGGATGCAGGACcgaaaagaaggcagaacgATTCTGTCTAATGTTTCTTTTCAACTCATTTACTTGTCGACGATTCTGGCGAACGGCTTGATGGAAGGGGGGAGTTCAGTGAAGCGATGTCTCGCCCAGATACCGACGGGTGATTCATGTGGGCCTTTTGAGACTCCTTGTTGGGGGTCCTTTTGCCCATGATTAAAAAACGGGATGGACCTGACAGTGCCCTAGAAACCCCATATGCGTATTTGCCTGAACGCCATTGTGCTGACGACATCGTCTCCTTAGCGGCGGTGTCAATGGAGTGCAGAAAATCATTCCATCGTTCTGTCGTCGGCAGAGAACCTAATCGTCTGACCTACCCCCACTGGAAATGTGGAAGTATGTGGCCACTGAAACAACCCTAGCTTCATGACGCTTAAGCGCCTACCTGCGCTGCGCCGCAAGAAGCAGTTCGACAACGCCCTACGTCACAAGCAACTCTGTACCAGACTGTCTAGTGCAGCCACTGTGGGTGACCGGCGACAGTGACGATAAAATACGGTGCAGAGAAGAATGGTTTTTGTGGTGACAGCCCTGTCCAGAGGTCGACACCAAAACACATGCAACACCTATTCTCCAGGCAGTGAGACAAGTTGGCGAGTGATTGATTCAAGCATTTCCTCCAGTCCTTTTCTCCACATAAAGAGGCTGTGAATCTCCCAGATGGATTTGCACATTTATTTCCCACATACACGAAACACTGGGACTGGGTATGAGTACATGCCCCCATCTACTGACATGAAAAGTTATGTT is drawn from Neospora caninum Liverpool complete genome, chromosome X and contains these coding sequences:
- a CDS encoding SRS domain-containing protein, coding for MRFFTMAKSVTMEQRRGGLKSRARKLMALCMGGVLLLSGGHAGSEYLREGTLQRNLDQEPEAATQTEPVFSGQVATCTLPTGGVGRSTADDATSALTLSKDNLTATLKCSGTDYVAIPQKMTKVCAATVQDPSVKNCKTDLQDTGNGKQITLPALLGSSRSIEWKKTLTTGVQNTGEVWTLELQEADLPFSDKAFFVGCDKKTADNPAPSPITDCKVDVVVKARPSSVADNNVVACAYGKDSNPEPLKVEMTTERNTLTIQCGSEGSLNPESYATQYCDLQGELENCTLKKFEDILPTFATSWWSKADDSRSATLTIPETDFPESEHQFRLGCVHKPANTEQPPLTEESSKTGSSQPVATTSNCNVIVTVRSGNSASSSAQMAAAIAGTAGLTGLLVGSL
- a CDS encoding SRS domain-containing protein produces the protein MARAARMNRRLGGFRSRARKLMALCMGGVLLLSGGHAVADYLREGTLRRNLQAEEGGSTQTEPVFSGQVATCTLSPGGGGTRNGDDAATALTLSKGILTATLVCSGENNEAVPKGMKKVCSAGEGQTVAKCKSHEDGTVQVTLESLLGSSRSIEWRKTTQTLEEQNNGEEWTLELQEADLPLSDKAFFVGCDKNEAHQLLSLEGKAAVDCKVDVNVKARPSSVTDNNVVTCAYGKDSNPEPLKVEMTTENNTLTIQCGSEGSLNPESYATQYCDLQGELENCTLKTFEDILPTFAASWWSKGDNSRSATLTIPQTDFPESEQQFRVGCVYKNETSGGPKPAAKGAKTGEAHAAATTSNCNVIVTVRSGSANSSSGQLVATLAGAATMTGLVVGSL